The DNA sequence TCGGTCGAATTCGACGATCTCGTGGGCGCGGGCATCATGGGCCTGGTGAAGGCCGTGGAGATGTTCGAGCCGGAACGCGGCCTCAAGTTCGAGACCTTCGCCACCCATAAGATCCGCGGGGCCATCCTGGACGAATTGCGCGCGCTGGACTGGGTGCCGCGCTCGGTGCGCCAGAAGAACAAACTGCTGCAGAAGGCCTATGCCAAGCTCGAGAACGTTCTGGGCCGCATGCCTTACGACGACGAGGTGGCCGCGCACCTGAACCTTTCCCCCACCGAATTCGAGGAGATGCTCAGCGACGTGGCCCCGGCCACCATCCTCTCCCTGGAAGAGGCCCTGCCCGATCGCGGCGACGAGAACAAATCCCTCAGCCTTATCGACACCATCGAGGATCCCCAAGGAACCAATCCCCTCAAGGAAATCGGCTACCAGGAAGTGAAGCGGATCCTCAAGGAGACCATCGCGCAGTTGCCCGAGAAGGAAAAGCTGGTGGTGGCCCTTTACCATTACGAGGAACTGACCCTGAAGGAAATCGGCGAGGTGCTGAACCTCACGGAATCGCGCGTCTCCCAGATCCACTCCAAAGCCATGCTCAAGCTCAAGGCCAAGCTCCTCCAGAAGATCAACGCCTGAGGCGCTTAAGCCATGTCCGCCCTGCCTGTAGAGCAAGCCAAACGCGTCAAGCGGATCACCGACTCCCTCATCTCCCTTCCCACCTTGCCCACCGTGGTGGCCAAGATGCTGGAGCTGGTGGACAATCCCAAGACCTCGGCTTCGTCACTGGCGATGCTGATCAGCCGCGATCAGGTGCTCACCGCGAAGATCCTGAAGCTGGCCAACTCCAGCTTCTACGCCTTCCCCCGGCAGATCGCCACGGTGAAGTTGGCCCTGGTGGTATTGGGTTTCGAGGCCGTTAAGGAAATGGCGCTTTCCTTCTCCGTATTGAGTTCCTTCAAGGGCGAGAACAACAAGCATTTCGACCTCAGCCTGTTCTGGCAGCACTCCGTGTCGGTCGGAGCCAGCACCCGCATGTTGGCGCGCGAGACCTGCTATCGACTGGC is a window from the Fibrobacterota bacterium genome containing:
- a CDS encoding FliA/WhiG family RNA polymerase sigma factor, translated to MPDLNGLWTEFRATGSKAAKDKLLVEYAGLVKYIAQRVSMNLPASVEFDDLVGAGIMGLVKAVEMFEPERGLKFETFATHKIRGAILDELRALDWVPRSVRQKNKLLQKAYAKLENVLGRMPYDDEVAAHLNLSPTEFEEMLSDVAPATILSLEEALPDRGDENKSLSLIDTIEDPQGTNPLKEIGYQEVKRILKETIAQLPEKEKLVVALYHYEELTLKEIGEVLNLTESRVSQIHSKAMLKLKAKLLQKINA